TCACACATTGTATTAGGCCTAGGCGCGACGGGACTTTCCGTGGTGCGCTACCTTGTGTCGCAAGGTATCAAACCGCTGGTGATGGACTCAAGACGCAATCCTCCTGGAGCTGAGCAGTTAGCGACAGAGTTTGCTGATGTTGAGCTGTTAACTGGCGGTTTTGACTGCCGTCATTTAGTGCAAGCTAGCCAGGTGATTGTTAGCCCTGGTATTGCCCTTGATACGCCAGAAGTGAGAGCTGTGCTCGATATGGGCATCGAAGTTATTGGTGACATCGAGTTATTTGCCCGCGATGTGGCAAAAAACGGTGGCTGCGTAATTGGTATTACTGGCTCAAATGGTAAGTCTACCGTGACAACCCTGGTGCGAGATATGCTAGTTGAAGGTGGCAAGAAAGCGGTAATGGGCGGCAATATTGGCACGCCAGCGCTTGACCTACTCAACCAAGGTGCAGATTGTTATGTGCTGGAGTTATCAAGCTTTCAGCTTGAGACCACACACTCTTTATGTTGCACCTCAGCGGTTTGCTTGAATATCAGTGAAGATCACATGGATCGTTACAGTGATATTAATGCTTATCGCGATGCCAAGTTACGTTTGTATCCTCAATCCCGTTATATCCTGTTTAATCGCGACGATGAGCTAACCAAGCCCGATGAGCCGATGAACCAAAACAGTTTTGGTTTACAAGCGCCGGAAGAAGACGAGTGGGGCGTGATTGATGGCAAAATTTACCACTGTACCAGCGAAA
This DNA window, taken from Shewanella maritima, encodes the following:
- the murD gene encoding UDP-N-acetylmuramoyl-L-alanine--D-glutamate ligase, whose translation is MQGGYSHIVLGLGATGLSVVRYLVSQGIKPLVMDSRRNPPGAEQLATEFADVELLTGGFDCRHLVQASQVIVSPGIALDTPEVRAVLDMGIEVIGDIELFARDVAKNGGCVIGITGSNGKSTVTTLVRDMLVEGGKKAVMGGNIGTPALDLLNQGADCYVLELSSFQLETTHSLCCTSAVCLNISEDHMDRYSDINAYRDAKLRLYPQSRYILFNRDDELTKPDEPMNQNSFGLQAPEEDEWGVIDGKIYHCTSEIMPLDEIGLIGTHNHMNVMASMALVEACGVDRDAMIAVAKRFKGLPHRCELVAEKNGVYYINDSKATNVGATVAAIEGFDSHLGDIYLIAGGDGKGADFTPLQPVLDQVSQLITLGKDGDKIAKLKQGTVQVKTMAQAVEHAAEEAMSGDIVILSPACASLDMYSNFMARGQDFSQCVEHIGDGEV